A region of the Sodalis ligni genome:
ACCGCTCCACCATGAATATCAACGAGACGCTGAACAGCTTTACCGTGGATAACCAGGCAGAGGCGAATGTCTCCACAGGCGCGGTGGGACACAAGATATTGATGGGGGTTGATTATCTGCACGACTCCCTGCATCAGAACTCCGGCTTTGGCAGCACCTCGGACCTCAATTATCTCAATCCGGATTATAACGCGCCGGTAGACCTGCCGGATGTGACCAACCGTAACCAGCAAACACAGTCCCAGACCGGTTTTTATCTGCAGGATCAGGCGAAATGGCAGCGGTGGGTGCTGAATCTGGGCGGACGTTATGATAAAGCAAACACCGTAACGCATAATCTGGTGGCCGCGAGCCGCAGCGAGGAGAATGACTACGCCACCACCGGCAGGGCCGGTCTGCTGTATCGCTTCGACAGCGGATTTGCCCCCTATGTCAGCTACTCCACCTCGTTTGTGCCCACCAGCGGCACCGATTACAACGGCAACGCGTTTAAGCCCACCAAGGGCAAACAGGCGGAAGCCGGCCTGAAATACCAGCCGAACGGTTTGGACGCATTGTTTACCGCCGCGGTATATAACCTGCGCCAGACCAATGTCGCCACGGCGGACCCCGATCATGCCAATTTTAGCGTACAGACCGGTGAAATCCGCTCTAAAGGTATTGAGCTGGAGGGTAAGGTTAACGTGACGCCGTCCTGGCTGGTTACCGCGTCCTATGCGCTGACCGATCCGGAAGTCACCAAATCCAACAACGGCGTTGAGGGCAATTCGCCGGTGGGCATCGCCCGTCAAAGCGCCACGCTCTGGAGCGAGTACAACCTGCCCGGTAAATTCGATGGCTTTACCGTGGGGGGCGGCGTGCGTTATGTCGGCACCAGCTACGCCAACACCGACAATACCATGAAGGTGCCCGCCGCCACGGTGTATGACGCCATGGCGCGCTATCGCCTTCAGCAGTGGCAGCTGGCGCTCAACGTGCAGAATCTGACCAATAAAACCTATCTGGCCAGCTGTCAGGATAATGGCTGCTATTACGGTTTGAAGCGTCAATATGTAGCCACCCTCAGCTATCAGTGGTAGGCCAAAGCATGCTGTCCCGCCGCGCTTTTCTGCAACTGGCCATGCTGGCCCCTCTCAGCGCCCGCGCGCTGGCGGAGGGGCCGCGGCCGGATGCGGACATGGATAAGATGGCTCTGCCAAATTCGTCGCCCGGGGTTTCGCCGCCGCGGGTGGCGATACTGGATTGGGGACTGACTGAAATGGCGCTGTCGCTGGGGATTGTCCCGGTAGGCGTGTCGGCGCCGGACTGGTATCGCCGGCTGTTCGCCTTACCGGTGCTGCCGCCGCAGGTGCAGGATGTCGGGCTGCTGTTTCAGCCCAACTTCGAGACTCTCAAGGCGCTGAACCTCGATGCCATCATTATCACGCCCGCGCACGCACTGCTGCGGGACGGGCTCACCGGTATCGCGCCGCTGCTGACCTTAGGCAATTGGGGCAGCCGGCCGATGGCGAATATTGAACGGGACACCCGACTTATGGCCGGGGCATTCGGCCGGGACGGGGTGGCGGACCGGTTGCTGGAGCAGGCGGCGCAGCGGCTGGCCCGGGCGCAAACGCAGCTGGAGCCATTGCGGGGAACGGCGGTATTTATCGCCACGGTGGTGGACGTATTGCATTTGAAGCTCCAGACCACCGGCGGCCTGTTCGACGAGGTTGCGCGCCGTTTGGGACTTCGGAACGCCTGGCGCGGCGGCGGCAACGGCCAGGGGGAGGCGCTGGTGGAACTCCAGCAGATTGCCGCAACGGCGGATGCGCGGCTGGTTTCGCTGGGAAACAGCGCCGGCGTACCCCCGGCGGCGGATACGCCGTTATGGCGCAGTCTGCCCCTGACGCAGGCCGGCAATATCGTGCCGTTGCCACCCGGCCTTTCTTCGACGGGGGCGATGTTAAGCGCCGTTCGCTTCGCCGAAGCGCTGGCGGCGGGATTGTTGCAGGCGGAGGGCGCGCGCCATGCATGATTTCTTCTGGCGGCGCTCGCCCAGCTGGCTGGGCGGGGCGCTGTTTCTGGCCGCCATCATCCTGGCCTGCCGGCAGTGTCCCTTCCCTTGGCCGTCTTTTGCGGCATTGCTGCGGGGCAGCGATTCCCACGCCATTATCCTGCGGGATATGTGGCTGCCGCGCCAGGCCATGGCGCTGCTGTGCGGCGCCACGCTGGCGCTTTGCGGGCTGGTGATGCAGCGGGCGCTACGCAACCCGCTGGCGGAACCCCTGACGCTGGGCGTGGCGTCCGGGGCGTCGCTGGCCCTGACCCTTACCACGCTGCTGGCGCCGGGCTGGCTGCTTTATGGCCGGGAGTGGCCGGCGCTGGGGGGATCCCTGCTGGCGCTGGCGGCGGTATTCATGCTGTCGGCGCGACAATGGCTGTCGCCGATGGCGCTGATTCTGGCGGGGCTGATTGTGAATTTATATGGCGGAGCCGTGACGCTGCTGTTCACCATCATTAACGATCGTTCGCTGCTGTCGGTAATGATTTGGGGCGGCGGAACGCTTGCCCAGCAGGATTGGTCAACCTTTGACTGGCTGCTGCCGCGCCTGCTCCTGTGTCTGCTGCCGCTGCTGATGCTGTTGCGTCCGCTGATGCTGCTCAGCCTGCGCGAGGATATCGGCAGGGGGCTCGGCAGCTCTCCCGGCCTGGTGCGCGGGCTGGCTCTGCTGTGTGCGCTGATGATGTCCAGCCTGGTGATAAGCGCCGTGGGCGTGTTCGGCTTTATCGGGCTGGCGGCGCCCCATCTGGCGGCGGCCTGCGGCGCGCGTACGCTGTACCGGCAATTTTTCTGGTCGCCGCTTATGGGCGCCGGCCTGTTGTGGCTGGCGGACCTGGCGGTGGGCAATATGACGGCGCTCAACGGCATGCTGCTGCCCACCGGCATGATGGTGGCATTGGCCGGCGGTCCCTTGCTGCTGCTGTTTTTACCCCGCGTCAGCCAGGTCCGCTCCGGATTGGTTTCTTCCTCGCCGCCCGCGACGGCCGCCCCGGCCGGATCCTGGCGGCCGATAGTCATTGCCGGCGCGCTGCTGTTGCCGGGCATCGCGCTTTCTTTATCCTTCGGCCACGCCCTGCACGGCTGGCATCTCAGCGGCTGGCCGGAGTTCACCGCCCTGTGGCGCTGGCGAGTGCCGCGCCTGGCGGCGGCGATGAGCGCCGGCGTGCTGCTGGCGGGAGCGGGAGTGCTGATTCAACGCCTTAGCGGCAATCCGCTGGCCAGCCCGGAAATCCTGGGTATCGGCGCCGGCGCGTCGTTAGGTATCACGCTGTTTTTACTGCTGTCGGGGGGCGGCAGTTTGCCTTTGTTGATACTGAGCAGCGCGCTGGGGGCCTTTGTTACGCTGCTGGTGACGCTGCTGCAAAATCGCCGCAGCGCGTTCAATCCGGAGCGGGTACTGCTTACCGGACTGGCCATCAGCGCGTTTTTCCAGTCCGTCGCCACGGTGGTGATGGTCAATAACAGCCGCGCCGCCAATATGCTGATGCAGCTGATGAGCGGCAGTACCTACTATGTATCGCCGTTGATGGCCGCTATCGCGGCGGCGAGCGCGGTGCTGCTGCTTCTGCTTGCGCCTCTGTTCTATCGCTGGCTTATCCTGCTGCCGCTGCGGGAAACGGCGCCGTCCCTAGGCGTTAACGTGCCGGCGGCGCGGATGTCGGTGCTGGGGATGGCGGCGCTGATGACCGGTATCGCCACGCTTATCGTTGGACCGCTTTCCTTCGTCGGCCTGCTGGGGCCCCATATCGCCCGCCGGCTCGGCGCGAGGGGGCCGGTGGCGCAGTTGCTGACGGCGGCGATGATTGCCGGGCTTATCATGGCGACGGCGGACTGGATGGGGCGCAATCTGCTTTATCCGCGCCAGCTGCCCGCCGGGCTTATGGCCACCCTGTTGGGCGGTCCGTGGCTGGCATGGCTACTGTTTCGCCGCGGGCGGGGTTAGGAGGAAAGAGGATGGCGAGTTTTCCTTGTAAACCCCGGTACGTCCTGCTGGCGATATTGGCCCACGGCCTGTTGTTATGGGCGGTGGCGGGACAGCGAAGCTCGCCGCCACGGCTGCTGACGCCGGCTTTGCAGCCGGTGATGGAGATAAGCCTGGCGCCGGAACCGGCTGCGCCCGCCCCGCCGATACCCGCCCCGCCGATAAAAGTACCGCCGCCTGTCCTTGCCCGGGATATACCGGAGGCGCCGCCGCCGGTGAAAGAGCCCGCGCCGTTGCCTGCGGAACCGAAGGCGCCGCCGGTGACTGAACCGGAGCCGCCGTCGCCCGTGCAACAGGTTGCGCAGCCTAAGCCGGTGGAGGTGGGTAAAACTGCCGCCAAACCCGTAAAACGGCTTCACAAACCGGCGCCGCAAAAAACCGCTCCGGCACCCCCGGCGCCCCCTGCGCCGGTAAAAGAGTCTGCAACCGCGGCGGCAAGCCGTGTGCCGGATCAAACCCCAAGGGTGCCGGCGGTCACTCAGCCGGTATTCGACGCGGCTTATCTCAATAATCCGCCGCCGGACTATCCGCGCCTGGCGCGGCGGGCGCATCAGCAGGGCACGGTAATGCTTAACGTGCTGGTGACCGTAGGCGGCGGCGCCGGCGAGGTGAACATCGCGCAAAGCAGCGGCAGCGATGCATTGGACGACGCGGCGCGGCAGGCGGTGAAGCGCTGGCGCTTTATCCCGGCGAAACGCGGCGGTGAGCCGGTTGCCGGCTGGGTGCGCGTACCGGTGGTGTTCCGGCTTGACGGTTAGCCCCGTTGAGAAAGCAAAAAGAGGCTTTCCCGTTGCCGGTTAGTCCCGGCGGGAGAGAAACCGGGCGGGAGTAATACCCAGGTTTTTTTTGAACATGGTATTAAAACTGCGGGCGTTCATATAGCCCGTCTCGGCGGCCGCCTGTTTAACCGGCAGGCCTTGCGCCAATCGCAGTATGGCCTGCTGTAGACGATTCTGCCGCCGCCAGTCGCCGAAGGTCAGGCCGGTTTGGCGCACAAAACGACGGGCCAGCGTGCGCGGCTCGATACCGGTATGTTCACTCCACCAGGCCAACGGACGGTCATCGTCGGGACGCTCGTCCAGATACCGGCAAACAGCCGCCAGCCGGTGGTCGGCGGGCTGCGCCAGCCAGACGGCGGCACCGGTCCGGCTGCGGTCCAGTTCGCTGCGTATCAGCGGCAGCGTCGCAGGCGGGACATCACCATTATCCTCATCAATGACCCGCATCAGCAACGCATGCAGCAATGGCGAAATGTGCCGCGCGGCCGCGTGTTTTTCCCACGCCGGATTGTCTCCCGACATGTACAGGCTTA
Encoded here:
- a CDS encoding TonB-dependent siderophore receptor; protein product: MNKRKTAAKGALLLWAGMAGHAMGAQETPQTLPAVTVSGADSGGDEDNVVAHKAVGATKTNTPLIETTQSVSVITQAQMASQGVRNVPQALRYLAGAESEVSGADYRFDTIMLRGFAADEYLDGLRLPQVSYWSRPQWDPYLLERIEVVKGPSSVLYGQVNPGGLIDLTSKKPTEEPLHEVYLTGGNHNQFGTGFDLSGPLDDQKQWLGRVAGTLFQTDTQVDHTRYKHYDIAPSLTWQPNDRTSLTLLAQLRRDPDSGFFNMLPVNGTLVSNPNGKISDHFYGGQPGTDSYERKQASVGYQFSHEFNDVWTFRQNLRYVSSTSDYQMVYPFGTATDTPAVHRSTMNINETLNSFTVDNQAEANVSTGAVGHKILMGVDYLHDSLHQNSGFGSTSDLNYLNPDYNAPVDLPDVTNRNQQTQSQTGFYLQDQAKWQRWVLNLGGRYDKANTVTHNLVAASRSEENDYATTGRAGLLYRFDSGFAPYVSYSTSFVPTSGTDYNGNAFKPTKGKQAEAGLKYQPNGLDALFTAAVYNLRQTNVATADPDHANFSVQTGEIRSKGIELEGKVNVTPSWLVTASYALTDPEVTKSNNGVEGNSPVGIARQSATLWSEYNLPGKFDGFTVGGGVRYVGTSYANTDNTMKVPAATVYDAMARYRLQQWQLALNVQNLTNKTYLASCQDNGCYYGLKRQYVATLSYQW
- the fhuB gene encoding Fe(3+)-hydroxamate ABC transporter permease FhuB; translated protein: MHDFFWRRSPSWLGGALFLAAIILACRQCPFPWPSFAALLRGSDSHAIILRDMWLPRQAMALLCGATLALCGLVMQRALRNPLAEPLTLGVASGASLALTLTTLLAPGWLLYGREWPALGGSLLALAAVFMLSARQWLSPMALILAGLIVNLYGGAVTLLFTIINDRSLLSVMIWGGGTLAQQDWSTFDWLLPRLLLCLLPLLMLLRPLMLLSLREDIGRGLGSSPGLVRGLALLCALMMSSLVISAVGVFGFIGLAAPHLAAACGARTLYRQFFWSPLMGAGLLWLADLAVGNMTALNGMLLPTGMMVALAGGPLLLLFLPRVSQVRSGLVSSSPPATAAPAGSWRPIVIAGALLLPGIALSLSFGHALHGWHLSGWPEFTALWRWRVPRLAAAMSAGVLLAGAGVLIQRLSGNPLASPEILGIGAGASLGITLFLLLSGGGSLPLLILSSALGAFVTLLVTLLQNRRSAFNPERVLLTGLAISAFFQSVATVVMVNNSRAANMLMQLMSGSTYYVSPLMAAIAAASAVLLLLLAPLFYRWLILLPLRETAPSLGVNVPAARMSVLGMAALMTGIATLIVGPLSFVGLLGPHIARRLGARGPVAQLLTAAMIAGLIMATADWMGRNLLYPRQLPAGLMATLLGGPWLAWLLFRRGRG
- a CDS encoding ABC transporter substrate-binding protein; amino-acid sequence: MLSRRAFLQLAMLAPLSARALAEGPRPDADMDKMALPNSSPGVSPPRVAILDWGLTEMALSLGIVPVGVSAPDWYRRLFALPVLPPQVQDVGLLFQPNFETLKALNLDAIIITPAHALLRDGLTGIAPLLTLGNWGSRPMANIERDTRLMAGAFGRDGVADRLLEQAAQRLARAQTQLEPLRGTAVFIATVVDVLHLKLQTTGGLFDEVARRLGLRNAWRGGGNGQGEALVELQQIAATADARLVSLGNSAGVPPAADTPLWRSLPLTQAGNIVPLPPGLSSTGAMLSAVRFAEALAAGLLQAEGARHA
- a CDS encoding AraC family transcriptional regulator, with the protein product MSLSIISPKVSGWIHAYAAGQGQGWHSHEEGQLIYACRGGLQVFTRGECWISPALTAVWLPGGQPHSWLSLTDAPVVSLYMSGDNPAWEKHAAARHISPLLHALLMRVIDEDNGDVPPATLPLIRSELDRSRTGAAVWLAQPADHRLAAVCRYLDERPDDDRPLAWWSEHTGIEPRTLARRFVRQTGLTFGDWRRQNRLQQAILRLAQGLPVKQAAAETGYMNARSFNTMFKKNLGITPARFLSRRD
- a CDS encoding energy transducer TonB encodes the protein MASFPCKPRYVLLAILAHGLLLWAVAGQRSSPPRLLTPALQPVMEISLAPEPAAPAPPIPAPPIKVPPPVLARDIPEAPPPVKEPAPLPAEPKAPPVTEPEPPSPVQQVAQPKPVEVGKTAAKPVKRLHKPAPQKTAPAPPAPPAPVKESATAAASRVPDQTPRVPAVTQPVFDAAYLNNPPPDYPRLARRAHQQGTVMLNVLVTVGGGAGEVNIAQSSGSDALDDAARQAVKRWRFIPAKRGGEPVAGWVRVPVVFRLDG